The following are from one region of the Cytobacillus firmus genome:
- the glyS gene encoding glycine--tRNA ligase subunit beta, with protein sequence MNKKDLLLEIGLEEMPARFVTNSMNQLSDKVKSWLLEKKISFEEISAFSSPRRLAVLVTGVDTAQEDINEEAKGPAKKIALTEDGVWSKAAVGFSRGQGASVEDIFFKEINGVEYAHVSKFIKGQETAALLPELQQIITSLSFPKNMRWANQDLRFIRPIKWLIALFGNEVIPFSITNVQTSNLTRGHRFLGEEIEINNPADYEKAMLAQYVITNPQERKSAILSQLEKIEEEQGWVVPVDEDLLEEVNNLVEYPTALYGKFEEEYLELPEEVLITSMKEHQRYFPVKSKGGTLLPYFVTVRNGSHEHLEKVAKGNEKVLRARLSDAAFFYREDQKTDIAVSLGKLNNIVYHEEIGTLAEKVNRVRQLAAKLSEILDFSDEAKAVTDRAAEISKFDLVSHMVYEFPELQGFMGEKYALQKGEKEAVARAINEHYMPRNAEDQTPESDAGAVLSIAEKLDTIVSSFAIGIIPSGSQDPYALRRQASGIIQTLLAKHWDLKLEELIALSSETVLKANIGKKSKSDLMQELVSFFKLRIKYMLQEKAIRYDLIEAVLGNDIGSVPSLVNRAQVLESHKDADGFKESIEALGRVINIASKAEDKGDIDSSLFENDNEKALFSKYLSVTEELKKEGTEEEAFNLLISLKPEIDQYFEHTMVMDENQEIRRNRLHQMAHLSDVIKKFANMNQIIVK encoded by the coding sequence ATGAATAAGAAAGACCTACTGCTGGAAATTGGACTAGAAGAAATGCCTGCCAGATTTGTCACTAATTCCATGAATCAGCTTTCAGATAAAGTGAAATCATGGCTTTTGGAAAAGAAAATATCCTTTGAAGAGATCAGCGCTTTCTCCTCTCCCCGCCGCTTGGCTGTCCTAGTAACGGGAGTGGATACCGCCCAGGAGGACATAAATGAGGAAGCAAAAGGGCCTGCGAAAAAAATCGCACTAACAGAAGATGGAGTATGGTCAAAGGCTGCGGTTGGATTCAGCCGGGGTCAGGGAGCTTCTGTTGAAGATATATTTTTTAAAGAAATTAACGGTGTTGAATACGCCCATGTCAGCAAATTCATTAAAGGTCAGGAAACAGCTGCCCTTCTGCCTGAACTTCAGCAGATTATTACCTCGCTATCATTCCCGAAGAATATGCGCTGGGCAAACCAGGATTTACGTTTTATCAGGCCGATTAAATGGCTTATTGCATTATTCGGAAATGAAGTCATTCCTTTTTCAATAACAAATGTCCAGACTTCCAACCTTACAAGAGGTCACCGCTTTTTAGGGGAAGAGATTGAGATTAACAATCCTGCTGATTATGAAAAGGCCATGCTGGCGCAATATGTGATCACTAACCCTCAGGAAAGAAAGAGTGCCATTCTTTCTCAATTGGAAAAAATTGAGGAAGAACAAGGCTGGGTTGTTCCGGTGGATGAAGATTTATTGGAAGAAGTAAATAATCTGGTTGAGTACCCGACTGCATTATATGGCAAGTTTGAAGAAGAATACCTTGAACTTCCGGAAGAGGTGTTAATTACTTCCATGAAAGAGCACCAGCGCTATTTCCCGGTAAAGTCCAAAGGTGGCACTCTTCTTCCTTACTTTGTGACAGTCCGGAATGGTTCTCATGAACATTTGGAGAAAGTGGCTAAAGGAAATGAGAAAGTATTGCGGGCAAGGCTATCTGATGCAGCTTTCTTCTATAGAGAAGACCAAAAAACGGACATCGCAGTATCGCTCGGAAAACTCAATAACATTGTGTATCACGAAGAAATTGGAACCCTTGCTGAAAAGGTAAACCGTGTCCGCCAGCTGGCAGCAAAACTGAGTGAGATTCTTGACTTCAGTGATGAAGCAAAAGCAGTGACAGACCGCGCTGCTGAAATCTCAAAGTTTGATCTTGTTTCACATATGGTTTACGAATTTCCAGAGCTGCAAGGTTTTATGGGAGAAAAATACGCCCTGCAAAAAGGCGAAAAGGAAGCTGTGGCGCGTGCAATTAATGAACATTACATGCCGCGCAATGCAGAGGACCAGACACCGGAAAGCGATGCTGGTGCAGTGCTTTCCATTGCTGAGAAACTGGACACGATTGTGTCATCCTTTGCAATTGGAATTATTCCAAGCGGTTCCCAGGATCCATATGCTTTAAGGAGACAGGCATCGGGTATCATCCAGACGTTACTGGCTAAACACTGGGATCTGAAGCTCGAAGAATTGATCGCATTATCTTCAGAGACCGTACTTAAAGCGAATATAGGAAAGAAATCAAAAAGTGATTTAATGCAGGAATTAGTTTCTTTCTTTAAATTAAGGATTAAATATATGCTGCAGGAAAAAGCAATACGCTATGACTTAATTGAAGCTGTATTAGGAAATGATATCGGCTCCGTTCCTTCACTTGTGAATAGAGCTCAGGTATTGGAATCCCACAAGGATGCAGATGGCTTCAAGGAAAGCATTGAAGCTCTTGGCCGGGTAATCAACATTGCTTCTAAGGCAGAAGATAAAGGGGATATTGATAGCAGCTTATTTGAAAATGATAATGAAAAAGCTCTGTTCAGTAAATATTTATCAGTAACCGAGGAGTTGAAAAAAGAGGGTACAGAGGAAGAAGCCTTTAACTTGTTAATCAGCTTGAAGCCTGAAATTGATCAATACTTTGAGCATACTATGGTAATGGATGAAAATCAGGAAATTCGCCGTAATAGGCTGCATCAAATGGCGCATTTGTCTGATGTGATAAAGAAATTTGCAAATATGAACCAAATAATTGTTAAGTAA
- a CDS encoding helix-turn-helix transcriptional regulator, which yields MVRKIELNKRQEKIIEIVKENGPITGESIAEQLSLTRATLRPDLAILTMAGYLDARPRVGYFYTGKTGAQLLTENLQKLYVRDYQSIPVVVNENVSVYDAIVTMFLEDVGTLFVVDQGSLLVGVLSRKDLLRASIGKQELNSIPVNIIMTRMPNITMCEKDDLLIEVAKKLIEKQIDALPVVKKTEKGYEVNGRITKTNLTKAFLALAGEK from the coding sequence GTGGTGAGGAAAATCGAATTAAATAAAAGGCAGGAAAAAATAATAGAAATCGTTAAGGAAAACGGGCCGATCACTGGTGAGAGTATTGCAGAACAGCTTAGTTTAACGAGGGCAACACTAAGGCCGGACCTGGCTATATTAACGATGGCAGGCTATTTAGATGCCCGTCCGCGTGTAGGCTATTTTTATACAGGGAAGACAGGGGCGCAGCTGCTGACTGAAAACCTTCAAAAGCTATATGTAAGGGATTATCAATCCATTCCTGTAGTGGTTAATGAGAATGTGTCGGTATATGATGCCATTGTGACAATGTTTCTGGAAGATGTCGGCACGCTATTTGTTGTTGATCAGGGTTCACTGCTTGTTGGGGTTCTGTCAAGGAAGGATTTACTCCGTGCAAGTATTGGCAAGCAGGAGCTAAATTCCATCCCTGTCAATATCATTATGACCAGAATGCCTAACATTACCATGTGCGAAAAAGATGATTTGCTTATCGAAGTTGCTAAAAAGCTGATTGAAAAGCAGATCGACGCTCTTCCTGTTGTAAAAAAGACGGAAAAAGGGTATGAAGTAAACGGCAGGATAACTAAAACAAATCTGACAAAAGCGTTCCTGGCTCTGGCCGGGGAAAAGTAG